In the genome of Gemmatimonadota bacterium, the window TCCCGGGATTGTGCGCCGTCCACTTTTCGGCCGCTTCACGCGACCGGAAGAAGTGCACGAAGTGGCAGAACCGGGTGATGGTTTCGATCGTGGCCTGCTCGTACAGCGGAGCTTCGGGGACCAGGAACGAAATGACCGCTTCGGCCGGTTCGATATCCCTTGCTCCGTCGCTGCCGACCGTGAGGCTGATCGACTCGCCCGTCGTGGGACATGTAGACTTCACCTCGACGTCCCCACCGAGGAGCGTCGGAAGGAAGAGCGCATCCCACGCGCACCACGCGTACAGCTCGGTGCCGTCCTTCGTCAGCCGGTGCGCCATGGGTAACACCGCCAGTCCGCCGAAGCCCGCGATCCGGCCGTCGTCGTCCCGATAGATCAGACACGCGAGCGCGTCGCCGGAGAGCACGTCACGCACTCGGGCCTCCTCGAAGCCCGTGGCCCGCGCCAGGCTCGCCTCGGACACGGGCTTGCCAGTCGACGACAACAGTGCGTAGAGCTCGAGCGCCAGGGAGCGCTCGTCGCTCTCCAGATCCGGCAGGGTGTCGGAGAGAGGGGCGAAGAGCCCCCGCAAGCGGGTCGCATCGAACATCTATACCTCCAGGTTCATGCACCGGCCCGATCGGCCATTCGCCTTGCCTCCCAGCGGTCGATGGGAGTCATGATTCCCGGACAGAAGTGCTCTCTCGCCGGACTGCCGCGGAGGCGACCCCACAGCTCCGGAATCGATCGCATCTCGCACCCCGGGGTGCGAATCGCGGCGGCGAAGAGAAACGACACGCCGAGGTGGAGGAACGTGTACAGCAGCCAGGCCAGAACCGCGGCGCCGAGAGGCGGGGCGAAGACGTCACCGGAGAGCGCCAGCCCGAACGCGGCGGCGACGGCCAGCGCGGCCGCGAGTCCGCCGATCACTCTCCGGCGCGGAACAGCGGTTCCCCAACCGATGTTGAGCACGTCGGGAAACACGTATGCGCCGATCGCGATGAGCGGCCAGAGGCCAGGGAAGAACGCCAGCCCGCGTTCGAAAACGACCGCCGAGCCGACCAAGACGAGTTTGCCGACCAGCCAAGCGCAGCCGGCCCCGAACAGGAGCCGGATGTTTCGGCCGATGCGGGCTGGCCGGGGCAGGGTGCCGGGTGCCTCGTACGAAAACCTGGGTGGGCGCTGCGCCTGGAAGGTCACGGCGCGCCCCGCAGCGCCCGCAGGATCTCGGACGCCTTGGGCGCGCCTTCCGCGGCGCAGGATAGCGCCGCCGGTCCCGGCGCATCGCCCCGCACGCTGACCCCGTCGATGAGGACCGCGGGCGATGCGAAGCCCCTCAAATCGCCCGGCACGGGCTGGGACGTCAGGTCCCACTCCCTCCACGAGGCCCCCATTCCGGCGGAATCGAGCGCGGCGCGCAGGCTCTCGCGGGCAGCCTCCACGTTGGGACACCCCTGGAAGTAGACGAGGTCGATGCGCACGCTCATGCGTCCGCATCCTCTCCCAGCGCCTCCAGGATCGGGCACTCGGCGGAGGGCTCGCGCAGTTCGCACGCCTCCACGAAGTCGCTCAGCACCCGCCGAAGGCGCTCCAGGTGGTCGATCTTGGACGCCACGTCCGCCAGCTTCTCCCGCGCGCTGCTAGAGGCGGCGTCGCAGGACGCCGCGTTGGCGGCCCTCAGCTCGAGCAGGGACTCTACCTCCGCGAGCGAGAAGCCCAGCTCCTGGGCGCGCTTGATGAAGCGCACGCGGTCGGCGGCCGCCCGCTGGTATATGCGGTATCCGGACGCCGTTCGGGACGGTTTCGCCAGGATGCCCCGGCGCTCGTAGTAGCGGATCGTCTGCACGTTCACGCCGGCCGCGTCGGCCAGCGCTCCGATCATCATCGTCATTCGTTAATCCCCGCCCGCGAGGGATCGTCGCGGCCCACGGGGACCGTGGGCCGGAAACTCACCCTCAGTCTACACCTTATACCTAGGTATAGAGTCAAGGGTCGAGGCGCCGGGTTCCGGATCACGCGGACCCCCCCGTGCGTTAGCAAGGCCGACGAACGCAGCTCCAGACCAGCCCCAATAACTACGCCGAGACGACATCCATGTCGGAACAGCCTTTGACGCCCGATCCAGCGGCGCATGCCCGTGCCGCCACGCTGGGCCGGTTCGATCGCTCCTTCTTCGTCCAGATGGTGACGTCGTTCCTGGTGTTTCTCGTCGCGGTCGCGGCCATCGAGGTCGGGGTGAGATTCGCCATGGTCTACTACGACTACCGCAACGACGGCGCCCCGGAGACGACCGCCGCGGCGGAGCAACTCGCCAACGACGTGCGCACGATCATGATCAACTCCGGGGGGCCGGTGGCCGCCCGTTCGGTATATCCGATCCTGGACCGGAACTTCCAGGCGGCCGGGTTGCACATCGCCATCGAGCCGTCGGCCGCGACGGTGGAGGCGGTGCGAGAGAACTTCGAGTTCGTCCCGAGGGGGGTGCGCGCCGACTTTCCCGCGGGAAGCCATCACGAGGCCAGCGTCGACATCCGCGCGGATGACATGTGCTTGCGCTGTCACACGACGGCGAGCGTAGGCGACGTGCTGGGGACCGTGACGGTGCGCCAGTACCTGGGTGACAGGCTAGCGGCCTGGTGGTCGGAGTTGCGGACGACAGTCGCCGTCAACGTGCTCAAGATCGTCGTGCACATTCTGGCGCTGTTCTACCTGCTGCGACTACTACTCGCTCCGCTGTTCACGCTCCGGTCAGCGATGGGTCGCCTGGCCCACGGAGCCGGCGACCTCTCGGTGCGCGCCGAGGTGGGATCGAGCGACGAGTTCGGCGAGCTGGCCTACTCCCTGAACGAGTTCCTGGACCGGATCTGCAACATTCTGTTCGATATCCGGGTGCTCGCCCGACGCGCCGGGGCGGTCTCGATCAGGCTGGCCCAGGTCGTGGGTAACACGACCGGGCAGCTCGAGCGGGTACAGGGCTCCATGGCGGAGGTGATCAGGGTCAGCGTTGCAGATGAGGAGGAGGCCTCAGGGGTGCTGCGCGCGTTGCCGGACCTCGTTCACGAAACGCACGGCCTTCGCCACATGGTGCAGGAGATAGGATTCCTCGAGGAGCAACTCGAGGACGTGTCTACCCGAAGCCGGGCGCTTCTCGACAGGGTGGTGCCCGAGACCGGGCCCAGCCCGGACGTGGCGGATGGCGAGGCCCCTGCGCCCGTCGGCGAGTGAGTCGAGGCGCGGACGCCGCGTCGCTCAACCCGTACGCGGCGCCAGCGTGATGCGCTTCCCCAGATAGTTCGCCGTCCCCCCTTGTGCGGGCGCTCGGCCGGCCGGCAGCTTGACTCGGACGTCGGTGCCGCCCCGCGCCCGAGCCGGCGCGGACCGCGGCTCCGACCAGCGAGGAGGCTGCCGTGGTCACCATCTCCCAACTCTGGCTTCCCATCGTGCTGTCCGCGGTGGCGGTATTCGTCGCCAGCTCGGTCATCCACATGGCCTTGCCCTGGCACGCCGGGGATTTCGACCGACTCGACTCCGAGGACGACGTCATGTCCGGTCTGCGGGGCGCCGGGGTGACGCCGGGCTCCTATGTCATTCCGCACGCCCGAAGCGGCGCCGAGAGAAAGACCGATGAGTTCCAGCACAAGCTCACGATCGGCCCGGTCGGGTTCCTGGCGGTGGTGCCGAGCGGCGAGCAGAACATGGGCAAGAGCCTCACCCAGTGGTTCGTCTTCTGCCTGGTCGTCAGCGTTTTCGCCGCCTACCTCGCGAGCCGGGCCGTGTCCCCCGGCGCGGACTACCTGGCGGCATTCAGGTTCGCGGGCACGGCAGCGTTCCTGTGCTACGCGGTGGCGCTCTGGCAGGACTCCATCTTCTTCGCGCGGAAGTGGCGCGCGAGCCTGACCCTCACCCTGGACGGCCTCATCTACGCGGGCCTCACGGCCGGAATGTTCGGCTGGCTTTGGCCCGTCTGAGTGAATGCTCGCTTCGCTCGATGGACTCCGTGAGGCGGCCCCCTCCATCGAGGGGGTCGTCTTCGATGTGGACGATACGGTCACCCGCGCCGGGCGACTGGAGCCGGAAGCCTTCAGCGCGATGTGGGCGCTGGCGGAGGCGGGCCTCACGCTGCTGTGCGTGACCGGTCGGCCGCTCGGCTGGACCGACCTCTTCGCTCGACTGTGGCCGGTGGCGCTGGCCGTCGGTGAGAACGGCGCCGGGTGGGCCTGGCGCGAAGGCGAAGGGCTGCGCGAGGGATACTTCCAGGGCCCGGCACGGCGGGAGGCGAGCGTCGAGCTGCTCAGCCGGATCAGGGAGCGCGCCGGGGAGATATTTCCGGACATACCGGTCGCGGGAGACCAGCGTGCGCGGCGCTGCGACCTGGCCTTCGACGTGGGCGAAACCCACACGGTACAACCCGAACGGATCCAGGGACTCGTTACGCTGATCGAGACCGAGGGCGCGCGCAGCAGCGTCTCCTCGGTGCACGCCCATGCGGTGCCGGGCGATTGGGACAAGGCGGTCGGCGCAGTGCGCGCGGCGCGGGACGCGCTCGGCCTGGATCTCGAGGACCGACGCGAGCGCTGGGTATTCGTCGGGGACAGCGGCAACGACGCCGCGGCGTTCGCGTACTTCCCGCATTCCGTAGGGGTCGCCAACGTGCGCAACCATCTGCACCGGCTGCCCGCGCCCCCGCGCTACGTGACGGCGGCCGACCGGGGCAGGGGGTTCGCCGAGGTTGCTCGCGCGCTCCTGGAAGCGCGGGACGGAGGGGAAGCTGTCGGCGGAGCGGCAGCCGCGGGCTGAGCCGGGATCCGATCGTGCGTGCGCGCGGTTTCCAAACGGAGCACTCGCGTCCCCGGAGGAAAAATGCGCCGCAGCACCGCCGCCGTCCTTGCCCTCGCGCTGGCCATAGGGTGCGGGGACGACCCTCCGCCGGCCGGCCCGGACTCCTCGCCCGACGCGCCCAGCGACCCTGACGAGGCGCTGCTCCAGTCCGAGATCGAGCTTCCCGCCGGTTTCGAGATCACGATCTTCGCCAAGGACGTGCTGCGTCCGCGCTTCATGGAGCTCGGGGACGACGGCACCGTCTACGTGGGCACCTACTTCTTCACCAGGGGTGTGACCAGCGCCGTGTACGCGCTGCGCGACACGGACGGCGACGGGCGCGCCGACTTCCGGCGCGACATCCGCAACGGGTTCAACTCGCCGAACGGCCTGGCGTACGCCGACGGCACCCTGTGGATAGTGGACGAAGACCGGGTATGGCGCCTGGACGACATCGACAACACGCTGGACGCGCCCCTGCCCAGAGTGATTTTCGATGGCCTGCCCTCCCGCGCGCAGACCGATTCCGCGACGAACGTGGGCCACTTCTGGCGTCAGATGACGATGGGGCCGGATGGCCGGCTCTATATCGCCGTGGGGACCCGGTGGTCCTTTCTGGTCGGAGAGCACACCGCGAACGACCTGAACGATGATCCGATCTACTCGACCATCGTGCGCTTGAACCCGGACGGCTCGGGGCTCGAGATCTTCGCCGACGGCGTGCGCAACTCCATGGGCATGGACTTCCGGCCCGGCACCGGCGAGCTGTGGTTCACCGACAACGGGCCGAGCTGGCCGTTCGAGCACCCCAACACCTACGACATCCCGCCCGACGAGTTGAACCGCGCCACCGCGGCGGGCCAGCACTTCGGCTTCCCTTACATCCACGGGCGCCTGCCGGACCCGCTGATAGGTGGCGATACGCCGGCCGGCGTGATCGCCCCCGCCCACGAGTTCGCCGCGCACTCCGCGACGCTGGGGATAGCCTTCTACACGGGGCAGAGCTTCCCGGCGCGCTACCGTGGGGGCGCGTTCATCGCCGAGCACGGCACCGAGGCGACGACGCCCGTGTTCGGCGTGAAGAGCAGGATCCACGGGGATCGCATCTCCTTCGTCACGATCGACGGGGCGGGCGCGGTGACCGGCTACGAGGTCTTCGCAGGAGGCTTCCTGCGCAACATGAACTTCGACTACGCGCGCAGGCCCGTGGGCCTCCTGGTGCTGCCGGATGGGTCGCTGCTGATCTCCGATGACCAGGCGCACATGATCTACCGGGTCAGCTACGTGGAGTAGTCGTCAGCAGGATTGATCCGGGGTCCAATCTTGACCATCCTCCTGCCGCGGCGGCGTCGGGCGCGAGCCCGACGACCGACCCCGACCCACAGAGAGTTCACGAAGCCGGATGCACACCGCCGGGCGAAGCCGAACGCGCCGACCCCGAACCGTCCGGCAGCCAGTGGAGAGCGTATGTGGAAGCGAACGCTGGTCGCGCTGGGAGTCGCCGTCGCCC includes:
- a CDS encoding HAD-IIB family hydrolase translates to MLASLDGLREAAPSIEGVVFDVDDTVTRAGRLEPEAFSAMWALAEAGLTLLCVTGRPLGWTDLFARLWPVALAVGENGAGWAWREGEGLREGYFQGPARREASVELLSRIRERAGEIFPDIPVAGDQRARRCDLAFDVGETHTVQPERIQGLVTLIETEGARSSVSSVHAHAVPGDWDKAVGAVRAARDALGLDLEDRRERWVFVGDSGNDAAAFAYFPHSVGVANVRNHLHRLPAPPRYVTAADRGRGFAEVARALLEARDGGEAVGGAAAAG
- a CDS encoding PQQ-dependent sugar dehydrogenase — protein: MRRSTAAVLALALAIGCGDDPPPAGPDSSPDAPSDPDEALLQSEIELPAGFEITIFAKDVLRPRFMELGDDGTVYVGTYFFTRGVTSAVYALRDTDGDGRADFRRDIRNGFNSPNGLAYADGTLWIVDEDRVWRLDDIDNTLDAPLPRVIFDGLPSRAQTDSATNVGHFWRQMTMGPDGRLYIAVGTRWSFLVGEHTANDLNDDPIYSTIVRLNPDGSGLEIFADGVRNSMGMDFRPGTGELWFTDNGPSWPFEHPNTYDIPPDELNRATAAGQHFGFPYIHGRLPDPLIGGDTPAGVIAPAHEFAAHSATLGIAFYTGQSFPARYRGGAFIAEHGTEATTPVFGVKSRIHGDRISFVTIDGAGAVTGYEVFAGGFLRNMNFDYARRPVGLLVLPDGSLLISDDQAHMIYRVSYVE
- a CDS encoding MerR family transcriptional regulator translates to MTMMIGALADAAGVNVQTIRYYERRGILAKPSRTASGYRIYQRAAADRVRFIKRAQELGFSLAEVESLLELRAANAASCDAASSSAREKLADVASKIDHLERLRRVLSDFVEACELREPSAECPILEALGEDADA
- a CDS encoding methyl-accepting chemotaxis protein; translation: MSEQPLTPDPAAHARAATLGRFDRSFFVQMVTSFLVFLVAVAAIEVGVRFAMVYYDYRNDGAPETTAAAEQLANDVRTIMINSGGPVAARSVYPILDRNFQAAGLHIAIEPSAATVEAVRENFEFVPRGVRADFPAGSHHEASVDIRADDMCLRCHTTASVGDVLGTVTVRQYLGDRLAAWWSELRTTVAVNVLKIVVHILALFYLLRLLLAPLFTLRSAMGRLAHGAGDLSVRAEVGSSDEFGELAYSLNEFLDRICNILFDIRVLARRAGAVSIRLAQVVGNTTGQLERVQGSMAEVIRVSVADEEEASGVLRALPDLVHETHGLRHMVQEIGFLEEQLEDVSTRSRALLDRVVPETGPSPDVADGEAPAPVGE
- the merB gene encoding organomercurial lyase, whose translation is MFDATRLRGLFAPLSDTLPDLESDERSLALELYALLSSTGKPVSEASLARATGFEEARVRDVLSGDALACLIYRDDDGRIAGFGGLAVLPMAHRLTKDGTELYAWCAWDALFLPTLLGGDVEVKSTCPTTGESISLTVGSDGARDIEPAEAVISFLVPEAPLYEQATIETITRFCHFVHFFRSREAAEKWTAHNPGTFVLSVDEGFELGRLMTESRFGLDPAGNRPGEVPSRV